The genomic window aaaaaaattatacaaaacttatttttcttttgacaataATTATGCAACACTTATTAATCCACAAatattacgtaaaaaaaaataataatgcacTAATAGTCATactaattattgtaaaaaagtACTCATTTATTCAAGCTATATATAACACATCAAAGGTCAACAAATACTTTAGGAGAAATAAGCAATATGCATTGAAGATATTGAGGATAATTACGGAATAAAGGAAATATAGATGTCCCGCACACCAATAAATTTATTGGAATCGATTGTAAATGACGCAGAAGCTCCATATTCCAGCTTCACTTAGAATCACGTTTTGAGCTATAGAATTGCTTTAAATTTTGCAAACCAAACAACTTTATAAATGAGTAAAATCACGTTAAGCCCGTAGACGCAAGTTTGATGTGTTCAAAAGCTCATCCAAACAAGCACTGAATGTGTTTTTTCAACTGAGTTTTGAAGAGGTAAAAGAAATTGTGCACAAGGAAAGGAGAGTATGGTCTAACAGAAAAGAATAAacaacaatgatttttttctgcAAATTAGACAACAATGATTAGCACTAGCAttaaggaatttggatttctatgaaagatctgaAATTTTGAAGTGTTATTTCATCCAAATACATATTGAAGACACTAATACACAAGATGAGGAGGTTGTCATTTCATGCATACATAAATAgttaaatacaaaatatttgcAAGCACACGGACGTACACACACCAAAATATGATATGAACTGCAAATGATCAATGAAGAAATCATACCTGGGAATCTTTGCTTGAGTTATGTTTACTGTCAGTGATTGCCAGCAGTAAAGTTCGAATAAATACTATTGCTTCAGGACAAAACTTCTGGGACTGTTTCAACACCtgtattttatatttactaTGTGAGCAAGCTGTAAATGCAATAAATGAAAGACAGAGGAAGTTTATGTTCAGCAATACTTAGAAAGCAGAGTTCAAAGGCTATATTCATTTGTGGAAACAGATCAGATTTATAGATTTACATGAAGAATTGGTAAGACGCAACTATTTCATGATAGAATTTAGACATGGTTTCATCAGTTCGTTGTTGGTGATACCAATACCATACCAGAAGTGTACAAGTTAAAGACAAGAAAGTAACTTGCCACAGGAGGTACACCAGAAGTGTACAAGTTAAAGACAAGAAAGTAACTTGCCACAGGAGGTACTTACAGAGAGAAGCATAGAGCATAAGAAAGATCCAATGGCAATATCCCGGCCAGATGTTATTGGGCAACGCATCAGATATTCACACATCAATAGTACCACAGGAGTCGTAACTGGATGTCTATAATCAGAACATGGAAATATCATGGACCACAATCGAAAGAGACACAGCGTCTTTGAAGAAGGCCAACTGCTACTTTCTGTGATAGCAgaagaattttaattttagatcATTTGCTGCTTAAACATATATGAATCCATAGTTCTTGATAAAAGAGGCAGAGACCACAAATATTCAAGTTAATTTTATTCTGACCTGCGTTTTTTATACTCTCAACAAATTGCTTTCTAGTGGTTTCTATTCTGCGACGGGCACATATTGCAGCAAAGTATGGGACTTCTGAACTCATCTCTATCAACGGCTTCACCAGCATATTAACTAACTCAGCATTCAATGGTTTTTTATTTGCCAAAACAGCAAAATACTGCAATAATACTCCATAAAATACCTGAAAAGAGCAGAATGGTTATAAATACTTCTCATATAATTAGAAGTACAATAATCAAGAGCCACAACTTCCTGATAAAATATTTAGGAACAGTAAGAGACAGTCTTTCATTAACCAACTAAATAAAATAGTCTGTTAAATCTGAGAGAGCATTGCAAAATGGACTGGGCTACAAAGAAATGCAAACAATCACCGGGCACATGTCATACTTCTTTACACTCCATAAAAATTGTTCAAACTAAACCTTGCAATGCATCAATGACAACATAACCAACCTGTATTAACTAGATTATATCGATATGAAGAGTTAGAACTTGTTTTGAATAGTTTCTGGGTCATATATAATGGGATTATTCGGATGTTCTTTATTACAAAATGTTTTCTTGTATATTATTGGCTGTTAACCAGGGGAGCAGTCTCCTAAAAAAAACAGGGGAGTGGCCGTCTGTTAGCTGTGTACCATATCTGTGGAccaattattttctctctcaatttcTATAAATAAGTCCTGTAGGACAGTAGGTATGAAGCAAGAATGGTCAGTCCCCTATAGACAATAATTGTAGCACCAACAAAATTGTAAATTGAATATAGTTTAAAATACATAAGCTATAGGTTTCATCCAACGAACAAAGCATGATAACATTAAAACCTATAtttaaacagttttttttttacggatatgtatatatatatatataacagtTGAGTTGAGGGAAATCTGGATTTTTCAATAATTGTCAACAATACCACATAAAAGTTCATATAACAGTTAAACTCAGGTTGAAAAGTCCAAGTTATCATGCTTCTCACATACAACAACCAGTGGATTCAGTAAACATGAATACAAGCACCAAGGAAATTTGAATCAAAACAAATAGTTAATATAAAGGTATATTTCTTACTTGCACTTTCTTTCGATTTTCTGCAGCAACTTTGATTGAATCGTTTTTCCGAATCCGATTGATGATTAAGATAATGTCAGAATTTGAACGTTTATCCACCAGTGAAGATAGTTCTTCAAAGGTCTTCGGAGCTTCAATTATATAAGGAATCTCTAACCCTTTCGACATTTTCCCTCCAACGACTATCTTCTTAGCATCTAAAGAACCATTATCTCCCTTTACGCTTTCAGCAGAAtcatttctctttgtttttttatgaacCCCAACATTCAACCCTTTTACTTTATCAACTTCTTCAGCAGCTCTTTCTCCGtcctcatcatcatcttcatctgaACCTGCActaatatcatcatcatcactctGTTCCCAGTCTCTCAAAGTAATATTCTTATTGTGTTCATCAAGATCATCCTCTGATCCTGCATCGGGATCTTCAGAGCTTTCCAAATCATCAGAATCTTCACCAtcgtcatcttcttcaccatcatcatcttcaCTGGAAGAACCCTCCTCCTCATCTTTTCTCTCAAGAATCTCATCAACCCAACCCTTTTTAGGTATAGTTTCTTCGTCGACAGAGAAGGAATCGCCAAGGTCATCACCAGAGAGAGATCTTGGTTTCTGTATTGATGGCTTTTCTGAATCTTCGTCGTCTTCTTCACTTGAATCTTCAACAGCGGCCATCCTCTTCTGCCGTTGTTCCTGAAATTATGAATTAAAGAACTAAGTATTTGACTCAGTAAAAATAAGTATTTACACAATTTTACTCCCATGTGCAGAGAGCCCGTTTCCCTGATTATCACCCAAAACCGCAAGGTTACAAGCCAATGGTATTACAAGTGACGACACTGCCAAGGCTCACTGGCTCTCTACATTAGCATACTATATATATTACATAATATGAACATCAATCCTACATTAAGCTAGGCAGTTTTAGGTGCATCCCAATCCATACACTTTGGCCATAACAAGTGATCTAAACCATCTTAAAATGTAGCTCACATATACAACCAAGAATGGAGGTCAGCTAATGTTTAAAAAACGTGACAAAATGCTAAGGgtaatttttttcattgtataataacaaacttataGCCAAAAGTCATGTTATCATACCTCCAACGCCACTAATCGTTCTCTTTCCTCCAGAGCAATCTCTTCTGGAGTCTTCAGCCTATCTGAAGGACGAGCACGCATTTCAAATCCCAATTGTCTTACAGTTTGGTCATACTCATCAGGCTTTTCCTGCCATAAAGAGAAAGTTGGAATATAGGATGTTCTTATCATGAGAAGTTATTAGGGCAAGAGGAACCCTCAAGGATAAATAATGGTACCTGCACAAACATTTTCGTTGCCTGTGTAGCAGACAAGCTATCTTTATCACTTTTTTCAATTGAAATACTACTATTGTTCACCAGAGCTTTCAAAGCTTTCATCTTGTTTGGTTCAGTCAGAGACAACAAGGCCTTGGAATGAACCAGAGATGTGAATTTACTATCTAAGTCTTGGAGGAgttcttcatcttctcccttttcttttgctttttgaGCCTGGAAAATATTAgagtgaaagaaaagaaagtgaaCAAATTACAGAAGACAAATAAAATAACAGAGCCTGCTTTTTGGGCCTGATTTAAGAAATATCGCAGACCTTGAAAAGCTTGCTTTTTGCCATAACCTCGGCCATCACTTCCTTCTTGGATTTACGTATCTGTAGAAATCAACAGTCAGAAACAGCTTCAAAGTAATTTAAATAAAGCGACAATTGTGAAAAGTTTAGCAAATATGATATCAAGATTCCCTATAGTCATCGAAAGAGCAAAATTGGCAGATTACGCAAAGCATTATTCATGGGGTGCGTAATGATTCCCTATAGTTGCTGAAA from Trifolium pratense cultivar HEN17-A07 linkage group LG1, ARS_RC_1.1, whole genome shotgun sequence includes these protein-coding regions:
- the LOC123903085 gene encoding nucleolar protein 14; translated protein: MAKSSKRSIANGTNKSNNKNTGKKNKKNKMGPEGVAMKSKAPKVNDNPFETIWSKRKFDIMGQKRKGDTKRLGLARSIAIEKRKKRLFKEYEQSNKNSEFIDRRIGENDEGLDDFGKAILRSQRERQLNVKLSKKSKYHLSDGEEDDEFEGIDALGRDDFEDDIPGEDGGDEFDKESDLAQRLDAYSMQSPGGRGVADGEEKIRKSKKEVMAEVMAKSKLFKAQKAKEKGEDEELLQDLDSKFTSLVHSKALLSLTEPNKMKALKALVNNSSISIEKSDKDSLSATQATKMFVQEKPDEYDQTVRQLGFEMRARPSDRLKTPEEIALEERERLVALEEQRQKRMAAVEDSSEEDDEDSEKPSIQKPRSLSGDDLGDSFSVDEETIPKKGWVDEILERKDEEEGSSSEDDDGEEDDDGEDSDDLESSEDPDAGSEDDLDEHNKNITLRDWEQSDDDDISAGSDEDDDEDGERAAEEVDKVKGLNVGVHKKTKRNDSAESVKGDNGSLDAKKIVVGGKMSKGLEIPYIIEAPKTFEELSSLVDKRSNSDIILIINRIRKNDSIKVAAENRKKVQVFYGVLLQYFAVLANKKPLNAELVNMLVKPLIEMSSEVPYFAAICARRRIETTRKQFVESIKNAESSSWPSSKTLCLFRLWSMIFPCSDYRHPVTTPVVLLMCEYLMRCPITSGRDIAIGSFLCSMLLSVLKQSQKFCPEAIVFIRTLLLAITDSKHNSSKDSQLYHHMELKDLKPLLCINEAVDKISPLNFFKLIDMPEDDPFFITDGFRASVLVTAVETLQGYINTYDNLSSFPEIFLPILGLLREISEQKNMQNALRDKFKDVAELLKLKVDEHLALRRPLQMRKQKPVPIKLLNPKFEENYVKGRDYDPDLERAERRKMKRLVKREAKRTARDLRKDNCFLLEAKDKERALMQKARAEKYGKTKAFLQEQEHAFKSGQLGKGRKRSR